The Xenopus laevis strain J_2021 chromosome 7S, Xenopus_laevis_v10.1, whole genome shotgun sequence genome includes a window with the following:
- the MGC115716.S gene encoding uncharacterized protein LOC734621 isoform X2 encodes MPVTFFDVAASFSEEQWSRLEAWQKELYRNVMKELHGALTTLGYKIENPEILFKIKIADKTCVRIDINSQERENIKSKDLPDVVVRIKEQTLLPCTKERKSFKENQNTDSPAQSSQEDIGGRNPIFVKTEEESYSIDHYNSGFVQSDGSTAGPVEIKQESEHTSDDANNFDNIIPVVVKQEDDSSSHAFEDTEPVGYYRLCDQANSEGTQQGPTLNMAIVPKWSNIASEVHEDQLTVEAIAAKVSPINKKETFLPRFRIPTCEERDSFIQEQKNKNTMRKTKSDISTLLSFTLQVKEKRQIEDIPHEELDLLLSKFILALKRKDGKEYEAHTVRCLIGSIDRYLKDQNYHQPILHGNNREFPLTNKTLSAKIKYLKKQGKSNRPNKGEALTDEDIENLYKTEILSLHNPSSLLNVLFFNNGIHFALRTKEQYDLQWGDITLKIDNKGNQYLEYNERRAMTAENPQNVKVVKPRMYGTPEPPERDPITAYIKFKNNRPPSMLAPDSPFYLALNTKYNPGYSLWYRAMKIGIHKMRLMMTSMKIKASLPESRRMKSNLIRETILQNRTFHQLSLTEAEQLSGHVDIDCINNYSVVSEQIQQTLLYHFKNDSENQLETATSAGGAAAPTLFCNVQENINGRIMLDSIVGHNFTSDSDETALKVYSESVTNEPPNKRAKIMCVSDSD; translated from the exons ATGCCTGTAACATTTTTCGACGTTGCTGCCTCATTTTCAGAGGAGCAGTGGTCCCGATTGGAGGCTTGGCAGAAAGAGCTTTATCGAAATGTGATGAAAGAACTCCATGGAGCTTTAACTACACTAG GTTACAAAATTGAAAATCCAGAAATTTTGTTCAAAATCAAAATTGCAGATAAAACTTGTGTGCGCATTGATATTAATTCCcaagaaagagaaaatattaaaagtaaag atcTTCCTGATGTAGTAGTAAGAATAAAAGAGCAAACTCTGCTTCCTTGCACCAAAGAGAGAAAAAGTTTCAAAGAGAACCAGAATACAGATTCACCAGCCCAAT CTTCTCAAGAAGATATTGGTGGTAGAAATCCGATCTTTGTTAAAACCGAAGAAGAAAGTTATTCGATAGACCATTATAATTCTGGATTTGTTCAATCTGATGGCTCCACTGCTG gGCCAGTGGAAATTAAGCAGGAATCTGAACACACAAGTGATGATGCTAACAATTTTGACAATATAA TTCCAGTTGTGGTAAAGCAAGAAGATGATTCCAGCAGTCATGCATTTGAGGATACAGAACCTGTAGGATATTATAGATTAT GTGACCAAGCAAATAGTGAGGGAACTCAGCAAGGCCCAACATTAAACATG GCTATTGTACCCAAATGGAGCAATATTGCTTCAGAGGTACATGAAGATCAACTTACCGTGGAAGCAATTGCTGCTAAG GTCTCcccaataaataaaaaggaaacctttttaCCACGCTTTAGAATACCCACATGTGAAGAGCGAGATAGTTTTATTCAAGAGCAAAAAAACAAGAATACTATGAGGAAAACAAAATCCGATATTTCTACTCTGTTAAGCTTCACTCTGCAGGTTAAGGAGAAAAGACAAATTGAAGATATCCCTCATGAAGAACTTGATTTACTTCTGTCGAAGTTTATTCTTGCATTGAAAAGAAAAGATGGCAAAGAATATGAAGCCCACACAGTGCGCTGCTTAATAGGTAGTATTGACCGATACCTAAAAGATCAAAATTACCATCAGCCGATATTACATGGAAACAACCGTGAATTTCCACTAACTAATAAAACTCTTTCTGCAAAGATAAAATACCTTAAGAAACAAGGTAAAAGCAATCGCCCTAATAAGGGGGAAGCGTTAACAGACGAAGATATAGAAAATCTCTATAAAACAGAAATTTTGTCCTTGCACAACCCTTCAAGCTTGTTAAACGTACTGTTTTTTAACAATGGCATCCATTTTGCACTCCGAACCAAAGAACAATATGATCTACAATGGGGAGACATTACACTGAAAATCGACAATAAAGGCAATCAGTATTTAGAGTACAACGAAAGGCGAGCCATGACTGCAGAAAACCCCCAAAATGTAAAGGTGGTCAAGCCACGGATGTATGGTACACCAGAACCACCTGAACGAGATCCAATCACTgcatatattaaatttaaaaacaacCGACCACCTTCAATGTTGGCACCGGATTCCCCCTTCTACCTGGCTCTGAACACAAAATACAACCCAGGATATTCTCTTTGGTACCGTGCCATGAAAATTGGAATCCACAAAATGAGATTAATGATGACCAGTATGAAAATAAAGGCCTCACTGCCAGAATCTAGAAGAATGAAAAGCAATTTAATCAGAGAAACAATCCTGCAGAATCGGACTTTCCATCAATTATCACTTACAGAAGCTGAGCAACTGAGTGGACACGTGGATATTGACTGCATAAACAACTACTCTGTAGTGAGTGAACAAATACAACAAACTTTGTTATATCATTTCAAAAACGACAGTGAAAACCAACTTGAAACTGCCACATCCGCTGGCGGTGCTGCAGCACCAACGCTGTTTTGTAATGTACAAGAAAATATCAACGGTAGAATTATGCTGGACTCCATAGTTGGACACAATTTTACTTCTGACTCGGACGAAACGGCATTAAAAGTTTATAGTGAGTCGGTTACAAATGAACCACCAAACAAACGCGCTAAAATTATGTGTGTTTCGGACTCTGATTAA
- the MGC115716.S gene encoding uncharacterized protein LOC734621 isoform X1, with amino-acid sequence MFYQMPVTFFDVAASFSEEQWSRLEAWQKELYRNVMKELHGALTTLGYKIENPEILFKIKIADKTCVRIDINSQERENIKSKDLPDVVVRIKEQTLLPCTKERKSFKENQNTDSPAQSSQEDIGGRNPIFVKTEEESYSIDHYNSGFVQSDGSTAGPVEIKQESEHTSDDANNFDNIIPVVVKQEDDSSSHAFEDTEPVGYYRLCDQANSEGTQQGPTLNMAIVPKWSNIASEVHEDQLTVEAIAAKVSPINKKETFLPRFRIPTCEERDSFIQEQKNKNTMRKTKSDISTLLSFTLQVKEKRQIEDIPHEELDLLLSKFILALKRKDGKEYEAHTVRCLIGSIDRYLKDQNYHQPILHGNNREFPLTNKTLSAKIKYLKKQGKSNRPNKGEALTDEDIENLYKTEILSLHNPSSLLNVLFFNNGIHFALRTKEQYDLQWGDITLKIDNKGNQYLEYNERRAMTAENPQNVKVVKPRMYGTPEPPERDPITAYIKFKNNRPPSMLAPDSPFYLALNTKYNPGYSLWYRAMKIGIHKMRLMMTSMKIKASLPESRRMKSNLIRETILQNRTFHQLSLTEAEQLSGHVDIDCINNYSVVSEQIQQTLLYHFKNDSENQLETATSAGGAAAPTLFCNVQENINGRIMLDSIVGHNFTSDSDETALKVYSESVTNEPPNKRAKIMCVSDSD; translated from the exons ATGTTTTATCAG ATGCCTGTAACATTTTTCGACGTTGCTGCCTCATTTTCAGAGGAGCAGTGGTCCCGATTGGAGGCTTGGCAGAAAGAGCTTTATCGAAATGTGATGAAAGAACTCCATGGAGCTTTAACTACACTAG GTTACAAAATTGAAAATCCAGAAATTTTGTTCAAAATCAAAATTGCAGATAAAACTTGTGTGCGCATTGATATTAATTCCcaagaaagagaaaatattaaaagtaaag atcTTCCTGATGTAGTAGTAAGAATAAAAGAGCAAACTCTGCTTCCTTGCACCAAAGAGAGAAAAAGTTTCAAAGAGAACCAGAATACAGATTCACCAGCCCAAT CTTCTCAAGAAGATATTGGTGGTAGAAATCCGATCTTTGTTAAAACCGAAGAAGAAAGTTATTCGATAGACCATTATAATTCTGGATTTGTTCAATCTGATGGCTCCACTGCTG gGCCAGTGGAAATTAAGCAGGAATCTGAACACACAAGTGATGATGCTAACAATTTTGACAATATAA TTCCAGTTGTGGTAAAGCAAGAAGATGATTCCAGCAGTCATGCATTTGAGGATACAGAACCTGTAGGATATTATAGATTAT GTGACCAAGCAAATAGTGAGGGAACTCAGCAAGGCCCAACATTAAACATG GCTATTGTACCCAAATGGAGCAATATTGCTTCAGAGGTACATGAAGATCAACTTACCGTGGAAGCAATTGCTGCTAAG GTCTCcccaataaataaaaaggaaacctttttaCCACGCTTTAGAATACCCACATGTGAAGAGCGAGATAGTTTTATTCAAGAGCAAAAAAACAAGAATACTATGAGGAAAACAAAATCCGATATTTCTACTCTGTTAAGCTTCACTCTGCAGGTTAAGGAGAAAAGACAAATTGAAGATATCCCTCATGAAGAACTTGATTTACTTCTGTCGAAGTTTATTCTTGCATTGAAAAGAAAAGATGGCAAAGAATATGAAGCCCACACAGTGCGCTGCTTAATAGGTAGTATTGACCGATACCTAAAAGATCAAAATTACCATCAGCCGATATTACATGGAAACAACCGTGAATTTCCACTAACTAATAAAACTCTTTCTGCAAAGATAAAATACCTTAAGAAACAAGGTAAAAGCAATCGCCCTAATAAGGGGGAAGCGTTAACAGACGAAGATATAGAAAATCTCTATAAAACAGAAATTTTGTCCTTGCACAACCCTTCAAGCTTGTTAAACGTACTGTTTTTTAACAATGGCATCCATTTTGCACTCCGAACCAAAGAACAATATGATCTACAATGGGGAGACATTACACTGAAAATCGACAATAAAGGCAATCAGTATTTAGAGTACAACGAAAGGCGAGCCATGACTGCAGAAAACCCCCAAAATGTAAAGGTGGTCAAGCCACGGATGTATGGTACACCAGAACCACCTGAACGAGATCCAATCACTgcatatattaaatttaaaaacaacCGACCACCTTCAATGTTGGCACCGGATTCCCCCTTCTACCTGGCTCTGAACACAAAATACAACCCAGGATATTCTCTTTGGTACCGTGCCATGAAAATTGGAATCCACAAAATGAGATTAATGATGACCAGTATGAAAATAAAGGCCTCACTGCCAGAATCTAGAAGAATGAAAAGCAATTTAATCAGAGAAACAATCCTGCAGAATCGGACTTTCCATCAATTATCACTTACAGAAGCTGAGCAACTGAGTGGACACGTGGATATTGACTGCATAAACAACTACTCTGTAGTGAGTGAACAAATACAACAAACTTTGTTATATCATTTCAAAAACGACAGTGAAAACCAACTTGAAACTGCCACATCCGCTGGCGGTGCTGCAGCACCAACGCTGTTTTGTAATGTACAAGAAAATATCAACGGTAGAATTATGCTGGACTCCATAGTTGGACACAATTTTACTTCTGACTCGGACGAAACGGCATTAAAAGTTTATAGTGAGTCGGTTACAAATGAACCACCAAACAAACGCGCTAAAATTATGTGTGTTTCGGACTCTGATTAA